One part of the Coffea eugenioides isolate CCC68of chromosome 10, Ceug_1.0, whole genome shotgun sequence genome encodes these proteins:
- the LOC113749895 gene encoding pathogenesis-related protein 5-like produces MAGSLNLALLLLHLLALGTMTSIVSATVFTLQNSCSHTVWPGTLSGNGAAILGDGGFALSPGATIQLPAPAGWSGRFWARTGCNFDDSGHGSCSTGDCGGLKCTGGGVPPVTLAEFTIANGDNAKDFYDVSLVDGYNVGLGIRPSGGLGDCNYSGCVADLNQNCPKELQVTDSDKVVVACKSACDAFNTPQYCCTGDHSTPETCPPTNYSRKFKEACPAAYSYAYDDASSTFTCAGSDYLITFCPTG; encoded by the exons ATGGCTGGTTCCCTAAACTTGGCTCTTCTGCTTCTGCATCTTCTCGCATTAG GAACCATGACTAGTATTGTTTCAGCAACAGTTTTCACGCTCCAAAACAGTTGCAGCCACACGGTCTGGCCGGGGACCCTCTCCGGCAATGGGGCGGCAATTCTGGGGGACGGTGGTTTTGCATTGTCCCCCGGTGCAACCATCCAACTCCCAGCCCCAGCTGGCTGGTCCGGCCGTTTCTGGGCCCGTACCGGGTGCAACTTCGACGACTCCGGGCACGGCAGCTGCTCCACAGGAGACTGCGGTGGACTGAAATGCACTGGCGGTGGTGTACCACCGGTAACCCTGGCAGAATTCACCATCGCCAACGGAGACAATGCCAAGGACTTTTACGACGTCAGCCTCGTAGACGGGTACAATGTAGGCCTCGGCATCAGGCCGTCCGGTGGCTTGGGTGACTGTAACTATTCCGGCTGCGTGGCGGACCTCAACCAAAACTGCCCCAAGGAGTTGCAGGTCACGGACTCAGACAAGGTGGTGGTCGCATGCAAGAGTGCATGCGACGCTTTTAACACTCCTCAGTATTGCTGCACCGGCGATCACTCGACGCCGGAGACTTGCCCGCCAACTAATTACTCAAGGAAGTTTAAGGAAGCCTGTCCTGCTGCTTATAGTTATGCATACGATGATGCTTCAAGTACATTCACTTGTGCAGGTTCCGACTACCTGATCACATTCTGTCCCACCGGATAG